A single region of the Anomaloglossus baeobatrachus isolate aAnoBae1 chromosome 2, aAnoBae1.hap1, whole genome shotgun sequence genome encodes:
- the LOC142290680 gene encoding collagenase 3-like — translation MGLLLMTLGFLFLSKAHALPIQRNGLPDQRIISRNDAKEHENMEGTVTHKRFLQFTDKQLHEIQNIMDLLLNWGHNVRTDSMMDEARCGVPDVAGYAVIRKNLKWKSTIITYRIVNYTPDLPPADVDRSIREALRVWSEVTPLQFIQLHGGHADLMISFVAREHGDFFSFDGPRRVLAHAFPPGDHLGGDVHFDEEETWTVDSEDYNLFSVAVHEFGHALGLTHSSNHYALMYPIYNYFNSENFTLPADDVLGIQELYGSRPSSVITPAICTQEVPIDAIAHWEGGIIIFKDRHVWYHHPNVFAHTAILTSSLLEKVPDFIDTAYNYPVKNSILIFKGRQFWSVNGSNLKVEEPGDIGLFGFPESVMRIDAAFHDGEKEKTFFFTGDLCWSYNEQQGQMNAGFPLSLESQFPGVGNKVDAAYMNVNGNILFYRGETQIEYDPRSHHVTKVIESFSVLC, via the exons ATGGGCCTGCTCCTAATGACACTGGGCTTTCTCTTTCTCAGTAAAGCTCACGCCCTGCCGATTCAGAGGAACGGACTACCGGATCAGAGGATCATTTCACGTAATGATGCCAAG GAACATGAGAACATGGAAGGCACAGTGACACACAAGAGGTTTCTACAATTTACTGACAAACAACTTCATGAAATACAGAACATCATGGATCTGCTCCTCAACTGGGGCCATAATGTGAGAACAGACAGTATGATGGATGAAGCCAGATGTGGGGTTCCCGATGTCGCAGGTTATGCCGTCATTAGAAAGAATTTAAAATGGAAATCCACTATCATAACCTACAG AATAGTGAATTACACTCCAGATCTTCCACCGGCCGATGTGGATCGGAGCATACGAGAAGCCTTGAGAGTGTGGAGCGAGGTGACTCCCCTCCAGTTTATACAGCTTCATGGTGGACATGCTGACCTGATGATCTCCTTTGTTGCCAGAG AACATGGAGATTTCTTCTCGTTCGATGGTCCTAGAAGGGTGTTGGCTCATGCCTTTCCTCCTGGAGACCACTTGggtggagatgttcattttgatgAGGAGGAAACTTGGACTGTGGATTCAGAAG ACTACAATTTATTCTCAGTGGCTGTACATGAGTTTGGGCACGCATTGGGGCTGACACACTCCAGTAATCATTATGCCCTTATGTACCCCATCTACAATTACTTCAATTCTGAGAACTTCACTCTTCCGGCTGATGATGTCCTGGGAATACAGGAATTGTATG GTTCCAGACCCTCAAGTGTTATAACTCCCGCAATCTGCACCCAGGAGGTACCCATCGATGCCATTGCACATTGGGAGGGAGGCATCATTATCTTTAAGGACAG ACATGTGTGGTATCACCATCCAAACGTATTTGCACATACAGCAATCCTAACAAGTTCACTGTTGGAGAAAGTCCCTGATTTCATAGATACCGCCTATAATTACCCAGTAAAGAACTCCATATTGATATTTAAAG GGAGACAGTTCTGGTCTGTCAATGGATCCAACCTGAAAGTTGAAGAACCTGGAGATATTGGCTTGTTTGGCTTCCCCGAGTCTGTGATGAGAATAGATGCTGCTTTCCATGATGGGGAGAAAGAAAAAACCTTCTTTTTTACTGGAGACCTGTGCTGGAG TTATAATGAACAACAAGGGCAGATGAACGCTGGTTTTCCGTTATCACTGGAGTCGCAATTCCCTGGTGTGGGAAATAAAGTGGATGCAGCCTATATGAATGTGAATG GAAACATCCTTTTTTATCGTGGAGAAACACAGATCGAGTATGACCCAAGAAGTCACCATGTTACAAAAGTCATTGAGAGCTTCTCTGTCTTGTGCTAA